In Streptomyces chartreusis, the following proteins share a genomic window:
- a CDS encoding DUF742 domain-containing protein, translating to MSNAPKNRPQLPVRGGERKPARVRPYSLTGGRTRFGHVLLVETFVAALEAPEERKELTNGSLSTRVMPELQAIVELCRRMRTVAEIAALLKMPLGVVRVLLSDLADQGKIRVYGTGTGHGTGRPDRALLERVLSGLRRL from the coding sequence ATGAGCAACGCCCCGAAGAACAGGCCCCAGCTCCCCGTCCGCGGCGGTGAACGAAAACCCGCGCGCGTACGGCCCTACTCGCTCACCGGCGGCCGTACCCGGTTCGGTCACGTTCTCCTCGTGGAGACGTTCGTGGCCGCGCTCGAAGCCCCCGAGGAGCGCAAGGAACTGACGAATGGTTCCCTCAGCACCAGGGTGATGCCGGAGCTGCAGGCCATCGTCGAACTGTGCCGCCGTATGCGCACGGTGGCCGAGATCGCCGCGCTGCTGAAGATGCCGCTCGGCGTGGTCCGCGTGCTGCTCAGCGACCTCGCGGACCAGGGAAAGATCCGGGTGTACGGCACGGGAACCGGCCACGGCACGGGCCGGCCGGACCGCGCACTGCTGGAAAGGGTGCTGAGTGGACTCCGTCGTCTTTGA
- a CDS encoding AurF N-oxygenase family protein produces the protein MTTLTEADALDGLRDALGLLKDREQVAERLLASSAKHSFDPDKELDWEAPFEEGKWFWPPELVSLYDTPMWKRMSEEQRILLSQHEAAALASLGIWFEIILMQLLVRHIYDKSATSAHVRYALTEIEDECRHSKMFARLISHGGTPWYPVSRAHQHLGRLFKTISTTPGSFTATLLGEEVLDWMQRLTFPDERVQTLIRGVTRIHVVEEARHVRYAREELRRQMLTAPRWSQEFTRVTSGEFARVFSVAFVNPEVYTNIGLDKREALAQVKASGHRREVMQTGAKRLTDFLDDIGVLRGVGRRLWKSSGLLA, from the coding sequence ATGACGACCCTGACGGAAGCCGACGCGCTGGACGGCCTGCGCGACGCGCTCGGGCTGCTCAAGGACCGCGAACAGGTGGCAGAACGCCTCCTTGCCTCCTCCGCCAAGCACTCCTTCGACCCCGACAAGGAGCTGGACTGGGAGGCGCCCTTCGAGGAGGGCAAGTGGTTCTGGCCCCCGGAGCTCGTCTCGCTGTACGACACCCCGATGTGGAAGCGGATGAGCGAGGAGCAGCGCATCCTCCTCTCCCAGCACGAGGCAGCCGCACTGGCCTCGCTGGGTATCTGGTTCGAGATCATCCTGATGCAGCTCCTGGTCCGCCACATCTACGACAAGTCGGCGACGAGCGCCCACGTCCGCTACGCACTCACCGAGATCGAGGACGAGTGCCGCCACTCCAAGATGTTCGCCCGCCTGATCTCCCACGGCGGCACCCCGTGGTACCCCGTGAGCCGGGCCCACCAGCACCTGGGCCGCCTCTTCAAGACGATCTCCACCACCCCGGGCTCCTTCACGGCGACCCTGCTCGGTGAGGAGGTCCTAGACTGGATGCAGCGCCTGACCTTCCCGGACGAGCGCGTACAGACCCTCATCCGCGGCGTCACCCGCATCCACGTGGTCGAGGAGGCCCGCCACGTCCGCTACGCCCGCGAGGAACTCCGCCGCCAGATGCTGACGGCCCCGAGGTGGTCCCAGGAGTTCACCCGCGTCACCTCCGGCGAGTTCGCCCGAGTCTTCTCGGTCGCCTTCGTCAACCCCGAGGTCTACACGAACATCGGCCTCGACAAGCGCGAGGCCCTGGCCCAGGTGAAGGCCAGCGGCCACCGCCGAGAGGTCATGCAGACAGGCGCCAAGCGCCTCACCGACTTCCTGGACGACATAGGCGTACTGCGAGGAGTGGGCCGCCGCCTGTGGAAGTCATCGGGCCTACTGGCGTAG
- a CDS encoding sensor histidine kinase: protein MQKMRPRRSGKQTASAGGAQPAPGTDADIAPAGKGRPTHVRNRLIVAVAVVAAAIAGAGVPSIVAASGQLHDSQALVTLAEQTEDALTLAHSLADERDEVTAYIAAGRPKSKAPSEQRSARVDRQVEELRADTDAPASLRADLDGIAALRRSSLTGKSTALESHQAYSAAITELHRLAERLAEQMPPRAGSGAYALAELDSAVQQAAAARGLLLAALSVPTTTETVIDPLTGIATTQETSSGADAKQRDALSAAAQQARLRSDAALDDFRDTAPKSARTSYDSTVTGPEVDTAERYLASLTDQSTLSGRDLATDTQRAEAALSARVDSMRGAESALYDRRTKALEQLRDDDVTALEIRIAILGALMLLAVGVATGMARSLTRPLAVLRLGSARLAGAEDPAAEEPVKFTGRKDEFAQVVNSVNALHAQAVALHERIGTLESDRKHLVGQRQKMADAREGLRAELSESAAQLERLRGSIGGSFVNLALRTLGLVERQLAVIEGLEEREQDPERLATLFKLDHFATVMRRHSENLLVLAGTEHVQQHAGPVPLVDVVRAAVSEIERYERVRIAALPPHAHIAGFAADDLSHLLAELMENATSFSPPDLPVEVSGWLLENGEVMLSVQDEGIGMTAERLGRLNTRLAEFDPEASYDQEGEQGLGLGLYVVARLAHRHGVRVQLREQKQGGIAAVAVLPKGLLAPAPTAAVPSDTPHHTTGHAFSLPGADAEANSNVLRGRQKNADPLVAMAERAVRETEEAEEAVRDSESSAEEAARTSSPSAEEAVQDFAGAEEAAPQAGRADMAIEVEQEREHPAETTMELLIPVQPTDGPAVGDGEDAPQGPPAPGGESRAGGEGGNPYAEGGAEAEHTRTPDEEQLTDKGLPKRTPKITTPTQAPRQRTGGVDAEALRKRLGGFRQGAQAGYRDVAAEIAEQAAQNKAPDAEPAVSEEATGGTVEEASS, encoded by the coding sequence GTGCAGAAGATGCGGCCACGTCGCTCAGGCAAGCAGACGGCCTCCGCGGGGGGTGCGCAGCCCGCTCCCGGCACCGACGCCGACATCGCGCCCGCGGGCAAGGGGCGCCCGACCCACGTACGGAACCGGCTGATCGTCGCCGTGGCGGTCGTCGCCGCCGCCATCGCCGGCGCCGGCGTCCCCTCGATCGTCGCCGCCTCGGGGCAACTGCACGACTCCCAGGCACTGGTGACCCTCGCCGAACAGACCGAGGACGCGCTCACGCTCGCGCACTCCCTCGCCGACGAGCGCGACGAGGTCACCGCTTACATCGCCGCCGGCCGTCCCAAGTCCAAGGCGCCCAGCGAGCAGCGCAGCGCCCGTGTCGACCGGCAGGTCGAGGAACTGCGCGCCGACACCGACGCCCCCGCCTCGCTGCGTGCGGACCTCGACGGCATCGCGGCCCTGCGCCGCTCCTCGCTCACCGGCAAGAGCACCGCGCTGGAGTCCCACCAGGCCTACTCGGCCGCCATCACCGAACTGCACCGGCTCGCCGAGCGGCTGGCCGAGCAGATGCCGCCGCGCGCGGGTTCGGGCGCCTACGCGCTGGCCGAGCTGGACTCCGCCGTGCAGCAGGCCGCGGCCGCCCGCGGGCTGCTGCTGGCCGCGCTCAGCGTGCCGACCACCACCGAGACCGTCATCGACCCGCTCACCGGCATCGCCACCACCCAGGAGACCTCCTCGGGTGCCGACGCCAAGCAGCGCGACGCGCTCAGCGCCGCCGCCCAGCAGGCCCGGCTGCGCTCCGACGCCGCCCTCGACGACTTCCGCGACACCGCCCCCAAGAGCGCGCGCACCTCGTACGACTCCACGGTCACCGGCCCCGAGGTCGACACGGCCGAGCGGTATCTCGCCTCCCTCACGGACCAGTCCACGCTCTCCGGCCGGGACCTGGCCACCGACACCCAGCGGGCCGAGGCCGCCCTCTCCGCCCGCGTCGACTCGATGCGCGGCGCCGAGTCCGCGCTCTACGACCGGCGCACCAAGGCCCTGGAGCAGCTCCGCGACGACGACGTCACCGCGCTGGAGATCCGGATCGCGATCCTCGGCGCGCTGATGCTGCTCGCCGTCGGCGTCGCCACCGGCATGGCCCGCAGCCTCACCCGGCCGCTCGCCGTGCTGCGGCTCGGCTCCGCCCGGCTGGCGGGTGCCGAGGACCCGGCGGCGGAGGAGCCCGTCAAGTTCACCGGGCGCAAGGACGAGTTCGCGCAGGTCGTCAACTCCGTCAACGCCCTGCACGCGCAGGCCGTCGCCCTGCACGAGCGCATCGGAACCCTGGAGTCCGACCGCAAGCACCTGGTCGGGCAGCGGCAGAAGATGGCCGACGCCCGCGAGGGGCTGCGCGCCGAGCTCAGCGAGTCCGCGGCCCAGCTGGAGCGGCTGCGGGGCAGCATCGGCGGCTCGTTCGTCAATCTGGCCCTGCGCACCCTCGGCCTGGTCGAGCGCCAGCTCGCCGTCATCGAGGGGCTGGAGGAGCGCGAGCAGGACCCCGAGCGGCTCGCCACCCTCTTCAAGCTCGACCACTTCGCCACGGTCATGCGCCGGCACAGCGAGAACCTCCTCGTGCTGGCCGGCACCGAGCACGTCCAGCAGCACGCCGGTCCGGTCCCGCTGGTCGACGTAGTCCGCGCCGCGGTCAGCGAGATCGAACGGTACGAGCGGGTCCGTATCGCCGCGCTGCCGCCGCACGCGCACATCGCCGGGTTCGCCGCGGACGACCTCTCCCACCTGCTTGCCGAACTGATGGAGAACGCCACGTCGTTCTCCCCGCCCGACCTCCCCGTCGAGGTCTCCGGCTGGCTGCTGGAGAACGGCGAGGTCATGCTCTCCGTCCAGGACGAGGGCATCGGCATGACCGCCGAGCGCCTCGGCCGCCTCAACACCCGCCTCGCCGAGTTCGACCCCGAGGCCTCCTACGACCAGGAGGGCGAGCAGGGACTGGGCCTCGGCCTCTACGTCGTCGCGCGCCTCGCCCACCGGCACGGCGTCCGCGTCCAGCTCCGTGAGCAGAAGCAGGGCGGAATCGCGGCGGTCGCCGTCCTGCCCAAGGGCCTGCTGGCCCCCGCCCCCACCGCCGCGGTCCCCTCGGACACCCCGCACCACACCACCGGCCACGCCTTCTCCCTCCCGGGCGCCGACGCGGAGGCCAACTCCAACGTCCTGCGCGGCCGCCAGAAGAACGCCGACCCACTGGTGGCGATGGCGGAACGCGCGGTACGGGAGACGGAGGAGGCCGAGGAGGCGGTACGGGACTCGGAGTCGAGCGCGGAGGAAGCGGCCCGGACGTCGAGCCCGAGCGCCGAAGAGGCCGTGCAGGACTTCGCGGGCGCCGAAGAAGCAGCACCGCAGGCCGGGCGCGCCGACATGGCCATCGAGGTCGAGCAGGAGCGCGAGCACCCTGCCGAGACCACGATGGAACTCCTGATCCCGGTGCAGCCGACCGACGGACCAGCAGTCGGCGACGGTGAGGACGCCCCGCAGGGGCCACCCGCACCCGGCGGCGAAAGTCGCGCGGGTGGTGAGGGCGGGAATCCGTACGCCGAAGGCGGGGCCGAGGCCGAACACACCCGCACCCCGGACGAGGAGCAGCTCACCGACAAGGGCCTCCCCAAGCGCACCCCGAAGATCACCACCCCCACCCAGGCTCCGCGCCAGCGCACCGGCGGTGTCGACGCCGAAGCCCTCCGCAAGAGGCTCGGCGGCTTCCGCCAGGGCGCCCAGGCCGGTTACCGCGACGTAGCGGCGGAGATCGCCGAACAGGCGGCCCAGAACAAGGCGCCGGACGCCGAACCGGCCGTATCCGAGGAAGCCACGGGGGGCACTGTCGAGGAGGCAAGCAGTTGA
- a CDS encoding styrene monooxygenase/indole monooxygenase family protein: MRKILVVGAGQAGLQIALGLQSNGYEVTLMSNRTADEIRSGRVMSTQCMFHTALQHERDLQLNFWESQAPKIEGLGVSVAAPGSWSEGPAARAIDWLGRFDGFAQSVDQRVKMAGWMETFAQRGGQLVIHGAAVGDLDYFSRTYDLVLVSAGKGELVQMFERDAQRSPYSRPQRALAVSYVHGLGPRPEHPDTEGVRCNLVPGVGELFVMPCLTTSGRADILFWEGIPGGPLDVFDGVKDPAEHLSLTLGLMERYVPWEYARATKVELTDAGGTLSGRYAPTVRNPIGRLPGGGLVLGVADVVVANDPITGQGSNSASKCAAAYLSSILEHGEKEFDETWMHATFDRYWDTAQHVTKWTNAMLAPPPEHILNLIGAAGQLQPVADRFANGFNDPADFENYFYDPEKTAAYLGEVAGA; the protein is encoded by the coding sequence ATGCGGAAGATACTCGTCGTCGGAGCCGGCCAGGCCGGACTCCAGATCGCCCTCGGACTCCAGTCGAACGGGTACGAGGTCACCCTGATGTCCAACCGGACGGCGGACGAGATCCGCTCCGGCCGGGTCATGTCCACGCAGTGCATGTTCCACACGGCGCTCCAGCACGAGCGCGACCTCCAGCTGAACTTCTGGGAGTCCCAGGCCCCGAAGATCGAAGGGCTCGGCGTCTCGGTCGCGGCCCCCGGCTCCTGGAGCGAGGGGCCCGCGGCCCGCGCGATCGACTGGCTCGGGCGCTTCGACGGGTTCGCGCAGTCCGTCGACCAGCGCGTGAAGATGGCCGGCTGGATGGAGACCTTCGCCCAGCGCGGCGGCCAGCTGGTCATCCACGGCGCGGCGGTCGGCGACCTCGACTACTTCTCCCGTACGTACGACCTGGTGCTGGTGTCGGCCGGCAAGGGCGAGCTCGTCCAGATGTTCGAGCGGGACGCGCAGCGCTCCCCGTACAGCCGGCCGCAGCGGGCGCTGGCCGTGTCGTACGTCCACGGCCTCGGCCCGCGTCCGGAGCACCCGGACACCGAGGGCGTGCGCTGCAACCTCGTCCCCGGCGTCGGCGAGCTGTTCGTCATGCCGTGCCTGACGACCTCCGGACGCGCGGACATCCTGTTCTGGGAGGGCATACCCGGCGGCCCGCTCGACGTCTTCGACGGCGTGAAGGACCCGGCCGAACACCTCTCCCTGACCCTGGGACTCATGGAGCGGTACGTGCCCTGGGAGTACGCCCGGGCCACCAAGGTCGAACTCACGGACGCCGGCGGCACGCTGAGCGGGCGGTACGCGCCGACCGTGCGCAACCCCATCGGCCGGCTCCCCGGCGGCGGGCTGGTGCTCGGCGTCGCGGACGTCGTCGTCGCCAACGACCCCATCACCGGCCAGGGGTCCAACTCGGCGTCCAAGTGCGCCGCCGCCTACCTCTCCTCGATCCTGGAGCACGGCGAGAAGGAGTTCGACGAGACCTGGATGCACGCCACGTTCGACCGTTACTGGGACACCGCGCAGCACGTCACCAAGTGGACCAACGCCATGCTGGCGCCGCCGCCGGAGCACATCCTCAACCTGATCGGCGCCGCCGGTCAGCTCCAGCCGGTCGCCGACCGGTTCGCCAACGGGTTCAACGACCCGGCTGACTTCGAGAACTACTTCTACGATCCGGAGAAGACCGCGGCTTATCTCGGTGAGGTGGCTGGGGCCTGA
- a CDS encoding GTP-binding protein codes for MDSVVFEDTDEDLKSWQTDRNRAPIATKIVVAGGFGVGKTTLVTAVSEITPLQTEALMTEASEETDDLTATPGKLTTTVAMDFGRLTLDDDLVLYLFGTPGQQRFWFMWDDLVRGAIGAVVLADTRRLKDCFPALDYFESCGLPYVVAVNHFDGSDLFEPADVREALTIPAHIPVMIMDARRRISVIETLLALVGHALDETPE; via the coding sequence GTGGACTCCGTCGTCTTTGAAGACACCGATGAGGACCTGAAGTCCTGGCAGACGGACCGCAACCGGGCCCCCATCGCCACGAAGATAGTCGTGGCCGGTGGCTTCGGTGTCGGCAAGACAACCCTGGTCACGGCCGTCTCGGAGATCACGCCCCTGCAGACCGAGGCGCTGATGACCGAGGCGAGCGAGGAGACCGACGACCTCACCGCCACGCCCGGCAAGCTCACCACCACCGTGGCCATGGACTTCGGCCGCCTCACGCTCGACGACGACCTGGTGCTCTACCTGTTCGGCACGCCGGGCCAGCAGCGGTTCTGGTTCATGTGGGACGACCTGGTGCGCGGCGCGATCGGGGCGGTCGTCCTGGCCGACACCCGGCGGCTGAAGGACTGCTTCCCGGCGCTGGACTACTTCGAGAGCTGCGGGCTGCCGTACGTCGTCGCGGTCAACCACTTCGACGGCAGCGACCTGTTCGAACCGGCGGATGTGCGGGAGGCGTTGACGATCCCCGCGCACATACCTGTAATGATCATGGATGCGCGGCGCCGGATCTCGGTGATCGAGACCCTGCTGGCCCTCGTCGGCCATGCCCTGGACGAGACCCCCGAATAG
- a CDS encoding DUF3291 domain-containing protein translates to MPTSTTPDPAFELAQVNIARLKAPLDSPQLKDFVDNLDPVNADAEAADGFVWRLKDDSGDATGVPVFGDEWLIINLTVWRDTNALTAYMYQGRHREMLARRREWFERVQEAMTTLWWVPAGHRPTVAEAESRLLHLRTNGPTPHAFTLRTSFPPQGAQPIPGEVPDDLGCSV, encoded by the coding sequence ATGCCGACATCCACCACCCCGGACCCCGCCTTCGAACTCGCCCAGGTCAACATCGCCCGCCTCAAGGCGCCGCTGGACTCCCCCCAGCTCAAGGACTTCGTCGACAACCTCGACCCCGTGAACGCCGACGCCGAGGCCGCGGACGGCTTCGTCTGGCGGCTGAAGGACGACTCCGGCGACGCGACGGGCGTGCCGGTCTTCGGCGACGAGTGGCTGATCATCAACCTGACGGTGTGGCGCGACACCAACGCCCTGACGGCGTACATGTATCAGGGACGGCACCGCGAGATGCTGGCCCGCCGCCGTGAGTGGTTCGAGCGCGTCCAGGAGGCGATGACGACCCTGTGGTGGGTCCCCGCCGGCCACCGCCCGACGGTCGCGGAAGCCGAGTCCCGCCTCCTCCACCTGCGCACCAACGGCCCGACCCCGCACGCCTTCACCCTGCGCACGTCGTTCCCGCCGCAAGGGGCACAGCCGATACCGGGCGAGGTCCCGGACGACCTGGGGTGCTCGGTCTAG
- a CDS encoding TetR/AcrR family transcriptional regulator: MTPSAPTPAYRRLSVEERRSQLLDAALGLFAHRTPEDISLDDVAEAAGVSRPLVYRYFPGGKQQLYEAALRSAAEELQNCFDEPRDGPLLARLARALDRYLTFVDQHDTGFSALLQGGSVVETSRTTAIVDGVRRAAAEHILSHLDVADPGLHLRMTVRVWITTVEAASLIWLDEGKQPPMPDLRDWLVDQFAAALAVTAARDSQTAALAQKLADDL, translated from the coding sequence ATGACGCCCTCGGCCCCCACCCCCGCCTACCGTCGCCTCAGCGTCGAGGAGCGCCGCAGCCAACTCCTCGACGCCGCCCTCGGCCTCTTCGCCCACCGCACCCCCGAGGACATCTCCCTGGACGACGTGGCAGAAGCGGCCGGCGTCTCACGCCCCCTCGTCTACCGCTACTTCCCCGGCGGCAAGCAACAGCTCTACGAGGCCGCCCTCCGCTCCGCCGCGGAAGAACTCCAGAACTGCTTCGACGAACCCCGCGACGGCCCCCTCCTCGCCCGCCTGGCCCGCGCCCTCGACCGCTACCTCACCTTCGTCGACCAGCACGACACCGGCTTCAGCGCCCTGCTCCAGGGCGGCAGCGTCGTGGAGACCTCCCGCACCACCGCCATCGTCGACGGCGTACGCCGCGCCGCCGCCGAGCACATCCTCAGCCACCTCGACGTCGCCGACCCCGGCCTCCACCTGCGCATGACCGTGCGGGTGTGGATCACCACGGTCGAGGCGGCCTCCCTGATCTGGCTCGACGAGGGCAAGCAGCCCCCGATGCCGGACCTGCGCGACTGGCTGGTCGACCAGTTCGCGGCGGCGCTCGCCGTGACGGCGGCCCGGGACTCCCAGACGGCCGCCCTGGCGCAGAAGCTCGCCGACGACCTATAG
- a CDS encoding C40 family peptidase → MSGRLLRLVCTAAAATAVTLLAPTPTLATPRTLQAPPPLQAPEAPTAPAPLSPLEPLAPLQPLEPQERSTADLLTELQQLYRETEQATETYNATAEKLRRQRTEVARLDTALARARLSLHDSRGAAGRLARQQYQNTTDISPYVRLLLAADPQHALDQGHVIGRLARERAETVGRLTGSEREAADLARKAREALDGQLVLAERQKKDRDAVLKQLRRVEELLASLTPAQLAALAQLENEDTAEAQQAFLASGALAQDDQKPSSEGARAIRYAKRQLGKPYKWGAEGPKSYDCSGLTSKAWAHAGTRIPRTSQEQWARLDRVPLTELRPGDLVIYFPDATHVALYVGKGKVVQAPRTGEKVKISPIASNPVLGAVRPQVRPQPPHRDKPRSSPDRRSSSRSQPGR, encoded by the coding sequence GTGTCAGGAAGGCTTCTGCGTCTGGTGTGTACGGCGGCGGCCGCGACGGCCGTCACCCTCCTCGCCCCGACACCCACCCTGGCGACTCCAAGAACCCTCCAGGCACCCCCGCCCCTCCAGGCCCCCGAAGCCCCCACGGCTCCCGCACCACTCAGCCCCCTCGAACCCCTCGCCCCCCTCCAGCCCCTCGAACCCCAGGAGCGCTCCACCGCCGACCTCCTGACGGAACTTCAGCAGCTGTACCGGGAGACCGAGCAGGCCACGGAGACCTACAACGCGACCGCGGAGAAGCTCCGGAGGCAGCGCACCGAGGTGGCCCGCCTGGACACCGCCCTGGCCCGCGCCCGCCTGTCCCTGCACGACAGCAGGGGCGCGGCCGGCCGGCTGGCCAGGCAGCAGTACCAGAACACCACCGACATCTCCCCGTACGTCCGGCTGCTGCTGGCCGCCGACCCGCAGCACGCCCTCGACCAGGGCCATGTCATCGGCCGCCTGGCCCGCGAGCGCGCCGAGACGGTCGGCCGGCTGACCGGCAGCGAACGCGAGGCCGCCGATCTGGCCCGCAAGGCCCGCGAGGCCCTCGATGGCCAACTCGTCCTCGCCGAACGGCAGAAGAAGGACCGCGACGCCGTCCTGAAGCAGCTGCGCAGGGTGGAGGAACTCCTGGCGTCCCTCACTCCCGCGCAGCTCGCCGCGCTGGCCCAGCTGGAGAACGAGGACACGGCGGAGGCGCAGCAGGCATTCCTCGCCTCGGGCGCCCTCGCCCAGGACGACCAGAAGCCGTCCTCCGAGGGCGCCCGGGCGATCCGCTACGCGAAACGGCAGCTCGGGAAGCCGTACAAGTGGGGCGCGGAGGGCCCGAAGTCGTACGACTGCTCGGGCCTGACGTCAAAGGCGTGGGCCCATGCCGGGACGCGCATCCCGCGCACCAGCCAGGAGCAGTGGGCGCGGCTGGACCGCGTCCCGCTGACCGAGCTGCGCCCCGGCGACCTGGTCATCTACTTCCCGGACGCCACGCACGTGGCCCTGTACGTGGGCAAGGGCAAGGTGGTCCAGGCACCGCGCACCGGGGAGAAGGTCAAGATCTCCCCGATCGCGTCGAACCCGGTCCTGGGCGCCGTGCGCCCGCAGGTCAGGCCCCAGCCACCTCACCGAGATAAGCCGCGGTCTTCTCCGGATCGTAGAAGTAGTTCTCGAAGTCAGCCGGGTCGTTGA
- a CDS encoding roadblock/LC7 domain-containing protein: MTAPSTFGLSSEARNLHWLLTNLVEEVPGIQSVAVVSSDGLLLLSSDPDRNDAARTKSPQPKGPRGSSADLATVVSGIGSLTIGAAKLIQFGGVKHTMVAMDEGSLFVMSISDGSLLGVHGSADCDMSVVAYHMALFVGRAGHVLTPELRSELRKSLEDASAGSTR, encoded by the coding sequence TTGACCGCGCCCAGTACCTTCGGACTGAGCAGTGAAGCCCGCAACCTGCACTGGCTGCTGACGAACCTGGTCGAGGAGGTGCCGGGCATCCAGTCAGTGGCGGTGGTCTCCTCCGACGGCCTGCTCCTGCTCTCCTCCGACCCGGATCGTAATGACGCCGCCCGGACCAAGTCCCCGCAGCCCAAGGGCCCCCGGGGATCGTCGGCCGACCTGGCCACCGTCGTCTCCGGCATCGGCAGCCTCACCATCGGCGCGGCCAAGCTGATCCAGTTCGGCGGCGTGAAGCACACGATGGTCGCGATGGACGAGGGCAGCCTGTTCGTGATGTCCATCAGCGACGGCTCGCTCCTCGGAGTGCACGGCTCCGCGGACTGCGACATGAGCGTGGTGGCGTACCACATGGCGCTCTTCGTCGGCCGGGCCGGCCATGTCCTCACCCCCGAACTCCGCAGCGAGCTGAGGAAGTCGCTCGAGGACGCCTCGGCAGGGAGCACCCGATGA
- a CDS encoding ferritin-like domain-containing protein: MPTYDLYANDPGEPLWQVPAAGAARFGWEYDNGRERLLALYQKGKDKQWDGQRRIDWELEVDPYDALGTPEEAMALYGTPYWTKMNERERGELRQHYASWQFSQFLHGEQGAMICAARIVESVPDMDAKFYSATQTMDEARHAEIYGRFLHEKIGMLYPINDNLQSLLGDTLRDSRWDMPYLGMQVLIEGLALAAFGMIRDTTTKPLPKQILAYVMQDEARHVAFGRMALRDHYRQLTDAELREREEFVIEGCYLMRDRLRGVEVLENFGIPKAEAEQISERSEFLQLFRRLLFSRIVPCVKDIGLWGKRLQQAYVDMGVFEMGDSNLDLLMAQDEEIAEKLDAERFAEEERERVAEVEEAIEAGQRLDG; this comes from the coding sequence ATGCCGACATACGACCTGTACGCGAACGATCCGGGAGAACCTCTCTGGCAGGTGCCGGCTGCCGGGGCGGCCCGTTTCGGCTGGGAGTACGACAACGGGCGCGAGCGGCTCCTGGCCCTGTACCAGAAGGGCAAGGACAAGCAGTGGGACGGGCAGCGCAGGATCGACTGGGAGCTGGAGGTCGATCCGTACGACGCGCTCGGCACACCGGAAGAGGCCATGGCGCTCTACGGGACGCCGTACTGGACGAAGATGAACGAGCGCGAGCGGGGCGAGCTGCGGCAGCACTACGCCTCCTGGCAGTTCAGCCAGTTCCTGCACGGTGAGCAGGGCGCGATGATCTGTGCGGCGCGGATCGTGGAGTCGGTGCCCGACATGGACGCCAAGTTCTACTCGGCGACGCAGACGATGGACGAGGCGCGGCACGCCGAGATCTACGGGCGTTTCCTGCACGAGAAGATCGGGATGCTCTACCCGATCAACGACAACCTCCAGTCGCTGCTCGGCGACACGCTGCGCGACAGCCGGTGGGACATGCCGTACCTCGGGATGCAGGTGCTGATCGAGGGGCTCGCGCTGGCCGCGTTCGGGATGATCCGCGACACGACGACCAAGCCGCTGCCCAAGCAGATCCTGGCCTATGTGATGCAGGACGAGGCGCGGCACGTGGCCTTCGGGCGGATGGCGCTGCGGGACCACTACAGGCAGCTGACCGATGCCGAACTGCGTGAGCGCGAGGAGTTCGTCATCGAGGGCTGCTATCTGATGCGCGACCGGCTGCGGGGCGTCGAGGTCCTGGAGAACTTCGGCATCCCGAAGGCCGAGGCGGAGCAGATCAGCGAGCGTTCGGAGTTTCTGCAGCTGTTCCGGCGGCTGCTGTTCTCGCGGATCGTCCCGTGCGTGAAGGACATCGGTCTGTGGGGGAAACGGCTTCAGCAGGCCTATGTCGACATGGGAGTGTTCGAGATGGGCGACTCCAATTTGGATCTGCTGATGGCTCAGGACGAGGAGATCGCCGAGAAGCTCGACGCCGAGCGGTTCGCGGAGGAGGAGCGGGAGCGGGTGGCGGAGGTCGAGGAGGCGATCGAGGCAGGTCAACGCCTTGATGGTTGA
- a CDS encoding Uma2 family endonuclease, which translates to MSAAREYGLDDDYQWPRPPVGGWTADDLDELPNLPPHMELIGGSLVFESPQTNFHSRANRLLDNTLLGQVPDELDVIRGMTVKLNKRNRPEPDVLVFRADADTGPAQTWYRPEDVVIAVEVVSEDSEERDRDVKPRKYAQAGIPHYWRVEENEGLPVVYVYELDPATQSYCLVGIFHDKLRLTVPFPIDIDLTTIDHRRRG; encoded by the coding sequence ATGAGCGCCGCACGCGAGTACGGGCTGGACGACGACTACCAGTGGCCCCGTCCGCCGGTGGGTGGCTGGACGGCGGATGACCTCGACGAGCTTCCCAACCTTCCTCCGCACATGGAGCTGATCGGCGGGAGCCTCGTTTTCGAGAGTCCGCAGACCAACTTCCACTCACGTGCCAACCGCTTACTGGACAACACGCTGCTGGGCCAAGTGCCGGATGAACTGGACGTCATCCGCGGGATGACGGTCAAGCTCAACAAGCGCAATCGACCGGAGCCCGATGTACTCGTGTTCCGTGCGGACGCCGACACGGGGCCGGCGCAGACCTGGTACCGGCCGGAGGATGTCGTGATCGCCGTCGAGGTCGTCTCCGAGGACTCGGAGGAGCGGGACCGGGACGTGAAGCCCCGGAAGTATGCCCAAGCGGGTATCCCGCACTACTGGCGTGTCGAAGAGAACGAAGGCTTGCCGGTCGTCTACGTCTACGAACTCGATCCCGCAACGCAGTCCTACTGCCTGGTGGGCATCTTCCACGACAAGCTCAGACTGACCGTCCCGTTCCCCATCGACATCGACCTCACCACGATCGACCACCGGCGGCGCGGCTAG